The DNA region CGGTGAGTTTCGTAAGCTTTGCAAAGGTACCACTGGCAGCGTTGAAGGTTCCGTTCACGGTGAGGTCTGTAAGGGCCGCAAATACTGCGCCGGTGGTATCAACATCAATGGTGACACCTGCGGGTATTGTCAGGGTCGTTGCCCCAAAGTCTGCGACTTCATTATAGGTAACGCTGGAGCCGGTCACGAGTTTTGCCAGGTTGGCCGTGTTAAGGGCAAAGTAGTTATTATTTCCTGCCGTCGCCGCTGTGGCAAGGTCACCCTTCAGTTTTGCGTTGCCTACAATAGCGAGGGTATCGGTGAGAGTGATAGTGGCGGCGTTTGCTAAGACAAAGGTATTTCCTTCCAGCTCACTCACTTTGAAAGCGGGGTTGACGGCGCCTAAGGTAAGTTTATTGGCTGGAACTGCTGCGGCAAAAGACGTAAGGGCAGCGCCATATACGCCGTTAGCAGCAACGAAACCGCTTATGCTGTCTACCTGAAGACTGGTTGCATTTGCAATGGATACGTCCTGGTTGTTCCCAATTATGGCGCTAAGTTTTAAGGGGACAGGGGCGCCGGTGGTGGCAGGACCGGGGATGGTAAGGGTGGTCGCGCCGGTTGCCGCGCTGAAGTCCAGGGTTGCATCGGATACATCGAAATTGCCGGCTAGTGCAAGAGCTGTGCCGGTGGCGAGTTTAAGCGTGCCCTTTACAACCACGCCCGGGTCAGTAGCACTACCTCCGGTAATCGCAATGCCACTGGGAACGGTAACAATCGCGTCTTTGCCTATAATAAGCTTGCCACCGGAAGTAGTGTTGATTGAACTGACAGTATTTGTGCCGATGAGGGTCACCGTTTTTCCTGCGCGGATTTCAGTGGCTGCAAGCGCGGTACCAGCGTTGGTGATAACCAGGTCATCACCAGTCCCGGGACTATTATCCCAGTAATCGGCTATGTTTGTACTAGTTATTGGTGTTGTTCCGCCCAGGACTTTTTTGGCACTCCCGGCAAATGAAACGCCGGACGGCGATGTAAACTGGCCTATATCGTATATTATAATGCCCGTGCCGTTGGAAAATCCGCCTGGCTGAAAAGCTAAAGTGCCGCCTGCGCCTGTGTAGGCATTAAACACGGCGCCTTCTCTTATTTTGAGGTCGCCATAGACGTTAAGGGTTCCGCCGCTCAGAACCACTGGGTTGCCTATCACCTCAAGGGTGCGGCCTGCCGGTACTTCACCTTCAACGTCTGTCACCGAGCTTGCAAGGTAGACATTGCCTCCGTAGGTGGTGCCTGCGCGGTATTTTTCACCTTTTGTAATCTCAAATGCCGCTGCAAGGTCCGCTGCTCTTACAATGGGGCCCGTAAGGAATGCCGGGCCTAAAATGGTATCCCCTTCTGCGCCGGGTTCGCCCGCCGTGCCGCTTATGCCGTTTATACCGCTTGTGCCGTCAGCCGGACTTTCGCAGCTGATGATAAAGCATGACAGCGTAAAGACGCTAATCATGACCAGAATAGAAATCTTTTTCAAATTCATATATATTCTCCCTTATAACTTGTCTGTTCACACAGACCATATATTTGTCCGCTTAGATGGACATCTTAACCCCGTATAAACGGGAAAAAAGCCTGGAAAATAGTTGAGCGTCAAGGATGTAGAACTTGGAGCCGGAGTTGGTATTTTTGCGGCATATAGTCATAGGACCATAATAACCATATTTATGTAAAAAAAGAAAGGGGTATATAGGGGGAAAATGGTAAAAAAGTATAGAAAATTAGTGCGAAAAAAGAGGTATTTGGAAGGGACCCCTACTCCCGGCCATTTTTTGGCTGTTATGGTTGACAAATAGCAATGACCACGACTAAAGTCTATAGAGGACTCGTTTTCTCTCCAGGCTTGGATCTGAGTGTTGTATAATAAGGAGCAGGGCCGATGGCATCAACTATTGGTATAAAAATAGCCAATGGTGAATTTTATCCGATTATGGAGGAGAATTCATCTATTAAGAAGCGGCTTGTTCTTACCACTGTTCATGATAAACAGAAAAGTGTGCAGATAGATCTCTATAATAGCTTCGCGAAAACCATGGCGGATGCCCTCTATATAGGTACCCTAGTGGTGGAGAATATCAAATCCCGGCCCAAGGGGGAGGCCTCCATAGAAATGATCCTGAGTTCCAATTCAAAGGGGGAAATTTCCGCCGATGCGGTGGATTTGGACGCAAGCTCC from Treponema primitia ZAS-2 includes:
- a CDS encoding beta strand repeat-containing protein — encoded protein: MNLKKISILVMISVFTLSCFIISCESPADGTSGINGISGTAGEPGAEGDTILGPAFLTGPIVRAADLAAAFEITKGEKYRAGTTYGGNVYLASSVTDVEGEVPAGRTLEVIGNPVVLSGGTLNVYGDLKIREGAVFNAYTGAGGTLAFQPGGFSNGTGIIIYDIGQFTSPSGVSFAGSAKKVLGGTTPITSTNIADYWDNSPGTGDDLVITNAGTALAATEIRAGKTVTLIGTNTVSSINTTSGGKLIIGKDAIVTVPSGIAITGGSATDPGVVVKGTLKLATGTALALAGNFDVSDATLDFSAATGATTLTIPGPATTGAPVPLKLSAIIGNNQDVSIANATSLQVDSISGFVAANGVYGAALTSFAAAVPANKLTLGAVNPAFKVSELEGNTFVLANAATITLTDTLAIVGNAKLKGDLATAATAGNNNYFALNTANLAKLVTGSSVTYNEVADFGATTLTIPAGVTIDVDTTGAVFAALTDLTVNGTFNAASGTFAKLTKLTVDGAFTATAGTFEKLTELTVKQPFTAPAGTFEKLTKLTVDGTFTAAISTFEKLTKLTVAGTFTAPEGTFTASGLTASGNGTLEATFTEGHQSTVISKLLGIQDLSIDHIKAGGAGTNLTIAAGKSLTIKSTNVTPADYSSPDGNITINGTLNLESPLIIQPGKSLTNAALVNINDGGALALGAGTGTKGAILKGTGKLLAGSTTITGQWQGVGAAGGAIAISYTDTYNVTGIQAHEDDATLTAIEAGAAITQAGDASDYLYVVEGDSNEVTAINFADKGSLVLKTASPAATVTLDPTSILYFGTGAATGTLSNAALKTALGDGTNGIAVDTGLTGNSSASGSGTLTRITGAAANNTITGPTSDDDLKISSVTVATGI